In Corvus moneduloides isolate bCorMon1 chromosome 3, bCorMon1.pri, whole genome shotgun sequence, one DNA window encodes the following:
- the CLIP4 gene encoding CAP-Gly domain-containing linker protein 4 isoform X2, whose amino-acid sequence MTIEDLPEPSFEGDSLIERERFLFPNSETSVTFSVAAAPMPSDCEFSFFDPNDAACQEILFNPKTSVSELFAILRQWVPQVQQNIDIIGNEIIKRGCNVNDRDGLTDMTLLHYTCKSGAHGIGDVETAVKFATQLIALGADSSLRSRWTNMNALHYAAYFDVPELISVILKNAKPKDVDATCSDFDFGTALHIAAFNLCTGAVKCLLEHGANPAFRNDKGQIPADVVPDPVDMPLEMADAAASAKEIKQILLDAVPLSCDISKAMIPTYDHVTGRAMLLSLGLKLGDRVVIAGQKVGTLRFCGTTEFASGQWAGVELDEPEGKNNGSVGKVQYFKCAPKRGIFAPLSKISKASEHKKSSVRSSSVRSSPLVKSKKVDVTHVTSKVNSGLNMAKRDNASENNFMTANRGKTVPAKDGLPGYSSSSSSTTSLEGKRNYSKKRNSTSSSKKALTRVSSASSKMSAGLYSSPTTRKNALDGEIQVGDRVLVVGQRTGIVRFCGTTKFAPGFWCGIELDKPHGKNDGSVGGVQYFSCLPRYGIFAPPSRVQRLTGSLDSLTESSWSKGTHTFPGFRRSLSTTSASSQKEINRRNAFVR is encoded by the exons ATGACCATAGAGGATCTCCCAGAACCTTCCTTCGAAGGAGATTCCCTTATTGAAAGAGAGCGGTTCTTATTCCCAAACTCTGAAACATCTGTTActttttctgttgctgcagCGCCAATGCCTTCAGACTGTG agtttTCCTTCTTCGATCCCAATGATGCAGCATGCCAAGAAATACTCTTCAACCCCAAAACATCAGTTTCTGAATTGTTTGCTATCTTGAGGCAGTGGGTTCCACAGGTCCAGCAGAACATTGATATTATTGGGAATGAG ATCATTAAAAGGGGTTGCAATGTGAATGACAGAGATGGACTGACTGATATGACCCTCCTGCATTACACTTGCAAATCAGGGGCTCATGGCATTG GTGATGTTGAAACGGCTGTAAAATTTGCAACACAGCTTATTGCTTTGGGTGCTGACAGCAGCTTACGCAGCCGCTGGACAAATATGAATGCCTTGCATTATGCTGCCTACTTTGATGTTCCAGAGCTGATCAgtgttattttgaaaaatgcaaagccAAAAG ATGTGGATGCCACCTGTAGTGATTTTGATTTTGGAACAGCTTTGCATATTGCTGCATTTAACCTATGCACAGGAGCTGTCAAGTGTTTACTGGAACATGGAGCAAATCCTGCCTTTAGG AATGACAAAGGGCAGATTCCAGCAGATGTGGTTCCTGATCCGGTAGATATGCCACTGGAAATGGCAGATGCAGCAGCCAGTGCAAAGGAAATCAAGCAGATACTGCTGGATGCAGTGCCTCTCTCATGTGACATCTCCAAAGCCATGATTCCAACCTACGACCACGTCACAGGCAGGGCCATGCTTTTATCGCTTGGCCTGAAGCTGGGAGACCGTGTTGTTATTGCAGGACAGAAG GTTGGTACCTTAAGATTTTGTGGCACAACAGAATTTGCCAGTGGCCAGTGGGCTGGTGTAGAGCTGGATGAACCAGAAGGAAAGAACAATGGAAGTGTTGGAAAAGTCCAGTACTTCAAGTGTGCACCAAAACGCG GTATCTTTGCACCCCTTTCCAAAATAAGCAAGGCTTCTGAGCACAAAAAAAGCTCTGTACGAAGCTCTTCTGTGCGGTCTTCACCTTTGGTCAAATCCAAGAAAGTAGATGTGACACACGTAACTTCCAAAGtgaattctg GCCTAAATATGGCAAAAAGAGACAATGCTTCTGAAAACAACTTCATGACTGCTAACAGGGGAAAAACTGTACCCGCAAAAGATG GTTTGCCTGGGTACAGCAGCTCTTCCTCTTCTACTACCTCCTTGGAAGGCAAACGGAATTACTCCAAGAAGCGGAACTCAACGAGCAGCAGTAAAAAGGCCCTGACTCGAGTGTCTTCTGCCTCATCTAAGATGAGTGCTG GGCTGTATAGCTCCCCAACCACGAGGAAAAATGCTCTTGATGGAGAAATCCAGGTTGGAGACAGAGTACTGGTGGTGGGGCAGAGAACAGGCATTGTTAGATTTTGTGGGACAACAAAATTTGCACCAG GATTCTGGTGTGGAATTGAATTGGACAAGCCTCATGGGAAGAATGATGGCTCTGTGGGAGGAGTGCAGTACTTCAGTTGCCTTCCCAGATATGGCATATTTGCACCCCCATCTCGTGTGCAGAG ACTAACGGGTTCTCTGGATTCTCTCACAGAAAGTTCGTGGAGTAAAGGAACTCACACTTTTCCAG GTTTTAGACGCAGTCTAAGCACCACTTCTGCATCTTCACAAAAGGagataaacagaagaaatgccTTTGTTAGGTGA